The window GATCCCGCCCTCCCGGAAGCAGTCCTCCCACAGCCACAGCTCTTCGAGGCCCACGTCGTCCGCCGTCCGGGTGACGGCCCGCAGCCGCTCGGGAGGAAGCTGGGGGCGGAAGACCACACCGAGTCGAGTCATGACGCCCTTCCTAGTGGGGAGGACGGGATGAGGACAACGGGTTTATGTCCGGCGGGTGTTGATGCCGACGGCCGGCGCGGAGAGGGGAGTCGGGGCATGGGGCGGCGGGAGCGCTGGCGGGACGGGCGGGGACGGCTGATCGTGGGGGGAGGCTCCGGGGACGCGGCGGCCGTCACCGTGCCCCTGGAGATCGCGGCGTCGTACCGGGCCCGTACGAGGGGGCTGCTGGGCCGTGACGCGATCGACGGGGCGATGCTGCTGTCGCCCGCGAGCGGGGTGCACACCTTCGGGATGCGGATGCCGATCGACGTCGCCTACCTGGACCGCCGGTCGACCGTCATCGCGGTCCGCACGATGCTCCCCGGCCGCCTGGGCCTGCCCCGGCCGCGGGCCCGGCACGTGCTGGAGGCGGAGGCGGGGGCGATGGCGGGCTGGGGGCTGGTGGCGGGTGTACGGGTGGAGGTCGAGGCCGTTGTCGGTGGGACGGCCTAGCATCCGGGCATGAGAGCTTCAGGGACGTTCACGGTGGAGGAGTTCACTCCGGCAGCGGTACGGCCGCCGGAGCCGGTGGTCGAGACGGCGGTGCCCGTGGGGGTGGCCACGATGCGGAAGCGGTACGACGGCGAGGTCGGCGGGAGATCGGTGACCCTGTTCACCGCCGCGTACGACCAGGCCGCCGCGACCGGCACCTATGTCGCGATGGAGTCGTTCGAGGGGACCCTGCACGGACAGGGCGGCACCTTCAACTTCGCCCACTCGGGCACGACCCTCGGGGAGGGCAGGGAGGCCGAGTTCTTCGTGATCGTGCCGGGCAGCGGGACGGGCGCGCTGACCGGGATCCGGGGGGCCGGCGGTCTGTCGGTCGACGCGGACGGCACCCATCGGATCTGGTTCGACTACGAGGTGGGTGCGGGCTCCGTCACCGCTGGGGGCGCGGGAAGGTGACCTCGACGCGGCGGTTCTTGCGCCGGCCCTCCTCGGTGGAGTTGTCGGCGATCGGGTACTGCTCGCCGTAGCCGCGCACCTCGAAGGTGATGCCGGGCTCGTTCAGGTCCTGGTCCAGGACGGCCTGGACGGCGTTGGCGCGCTGCTTGGACAGGATGTCGCCGTGGGCGGAGCTGCCGAGGTTGTCGGTGAAGCCGAAGACGCGGACCTGGGTCGCGTTCTGCTTCCTGATCTCCTCGGCGATGGCCGCGATGCGGGCCTTCGCGTCCGCGCCGAGCTTGGCGCTGTCCTTGCCGAACAGCACCTCGGCCTGGAGGGCGAAGGTGACGTCGGCGTTCGTGTCCTCCCGGCGCTCGTCCCCGCTCTGGTCCTCCACGACCGACTTGATGTCCAGCACCTTGGCCTCCGCCAGGGTGGCCCCCTCGGGCAACTTCAGATCGGGATCGGTGGGGTCGACCTTCACGGGGGCGGTGGCGGAGGGTTCGGTACCGGGGGGGTTGTTGGGGTCGGTGTCGTCGGCGTGCGCCGAGGCAGCACCGTGAAGGCTCGCCACGAGGAGGAGGGCGGCGGCCGAGAGGGTGCGACCGAGGCGCGGCGTGGTGGTCACTTGGGCCTCACCCGGAGATCTGGATACTGGCGGAGGCGAACGTCGGCAGCTGGAACTCCACCTCGGCCGTGTTCGCGGGCGGTGCCGGAAACTGCATGAAGACCGGCAAATTGTCCCCGGCCTTGAGACTCGAGAGACCAGTGGTCGTCAGCGGCCGCCCCTCCGTGTCCCGCAGAACGTAGTACCGCTTCTTCCCCTTCGGGTCGACCAGTGTGGCTCCGCCCAGCGACGTGCCATTCCTGATGATTTCGGTTTCGTTGCCGCTCAGGGATGACGGAATGAGGAGGCTCTTGGCCCCGTCGTTCTTCAACGTCCCATTCACAGTGACGAAGCCGCCGGAATCTCGCTGTGCCGAGGTGATCTGGAGGAGCAGACCATCCGAGCCTTTCAGCTCGGCCAAGGGCTCGTCCGACTGCCCCTCCTGGGTGCTCGGGTTGGGGTCGCCGCCCTTGGTGGCGGAGGCGGAACCGTGCGGCTTTTCGTCGTCGCCGCCACCGCCACAGCCTGCCACGCCGACAGCCAGGCCCACCGCAACGGTCAGTGCGACCATCCCCCTGCGGACCCTCGCAGTGAACCGAATGCTCATCGCTCTGCTTCCCTTTTCCATCGCGTTCGCTTGTTCAGTCGGCCAGGTGGACGTCGAAGAGGTCGTCGGGCTTCGGGAGCCGTGACGGAGGATCGTCCGGCTTCGGGTCCCACACCTGGTCACCGCAGGTGAGTTCGGGCAGCGTGTCGTCCTCGGTGTCGTCACCAGGGGGCGGGAAAGTGCAGAGCGACTCGATCACGGCGCGGGCGTGAGCCGTCGATCTACGGTTCTCCGTGCCCGGGACCACCGAGTCCCCCACCGTCTTGTTGGTCCTGACTTCAACGGCGTAGGCGAGCGTCGCCCGAGTACAGGCGAGCACCGAAGCATCATTCTGGTCGGCGAGCTCACCGGCACGCGAGCAGAAATCGTCGCCCACTTCCCCATTCAGGATTGCCTGCCACTGGTCCGGATCGCTCAGAGCATCCAGCCACATGTCCGCGAGTTGGTCACGTGTCTTCTGCGCGGCCGCGAGCGCCGCCGCGTCCGCCGCTGTCTGAGCGCCACCCCTGTTCACAGCCGCTTGGCCGACGGCGAGGTAGGCAAACGCGAGAAAGAGCAGGCCCGCCACCACCGTGATGTAGATGGGGAAGGCCTGCCCTGCGTCGTGGCGCGGAGGAGTCAGCCGCCGGTGACTTCGGTGATTTTCGTCCTGATCGCATCGAAGATCGTCTGCCCGATGCTCGTACCCGTGATCGCCAACACGATCGCCACGACCACCGCGATGATGCCGAGGTACTCCACTGCGGTCTGCCCACGGTCGCTCCGGACGGCACGCGCCTGCAGATACGCGACGGTGGTGTTGAACCACTTGCTCATGGTCTTCCCCTCCAGCTTTGCCTCGGATCCGGGCACCGTACGGCGACACCCCCTGCACACCCCAGGGCCCCAGGGCCCAACCCCAGGCCCATTCGTGGGACGTGTCGCTCCCCCGCGTCCCCATCTCAAGCCACCCCCAGCCACTTCGCGGCCGCCTGGGACCTCGTCGTGCTGTCGAGCTTGGCGAAGATGCGGTTGATGTGGTTCTTGACCGTCTTCTCGCTGATGAAGCAGGCGGCGGCGATCTGCTGATTGGTCATGCCGGACGCGATGAGGTCCATGATCTCCGCCTCCCTCGTACTCAGCCGGAACCGCGACCGATACGACTCTCCCACAGGACGTTGCAGTTGCGAAAGAGGAATGGGGGGTAATTCGTCCAAACCAACCGGGGGTTCGGCCTCCATGTGTGCAGGTGCACTCGACTGGAGCCCGGACAGCAACGCCCTCGCCGCCCCCGGTGTCACATGCGGCCGCCCCTCCCGCACATCCCGCACCGCCCGCACCAACTGCTCGGTCGTGAACTCGCCGTGCACCAGGTATCCCCCCGCCCCCAGCCGCAGCGCCTCCCGCACGGTCTCCGCCTCGTGGCTGTACGTCAGCATCATGACGGGGGCCAGCCGCACCAGGTGGGGCAACGCCGAGATTCCGTCCACCCCGGGCATGCGGACGTCGAGCAGGATCACGTCGGGCCAGCACCGCAGCGCCGCCTCGTAGGCCTCGCGGCCGTCCGTCGCCTCCGCCACCACCGTGGTGTCCTCGCGGCCGGACAGCAGGGCGGTCAGGCCCGCGCGGACCACGGGGTTGTCGTCGGCGACCAGCAGCCGCAGGGGCGGGACCACGGGCGCGGACGGCGGGAAGTCCGGCCGGGGACGGGTGTGCCGCATCGGTGCCTCCTCTCAGGCGTCCGGGGAGGACGGGTGGGCGGGACGATCGGTGGGGGCGGTCGCGGGCCGGGCCCCCAGCGGGAGTTCCAGCCGTACCTCCGTGCCCCGCGCGTGGCCGCCCCGGCCGACGCGGAGGCGGGCGCCCGCCCGGGCGGCGCGTTCGACCATGCCGAGCAGGCCGAAGTGGCCCGAGGTGCGGAGGTCTTCGAGCGTGGTGCCGGGCGGGAGTCCGGTGCCGTCGTCGTGCACGGTGATCCGCAGCAGGTCGCCGTGGACCGCGGCCCGTACGTCCACCCGGGTCGCGGACGCGTGCCGGTGCGCGTTCTCCAGCGCCTCCGCGACGATGGCGAGGACATGACGGCCCGTGGTCGCGGGCAACGGCGGGAGGCCGGCCGGGACCGGCCAGTGACAGTGGACCGGCAGACCGGTGCGGGCACCGAAGTCGGCCGCACGCGCACGCAGTTCCCGCCATGCCGTCGTCTCCCCCGCCCGGCCCGACTGCTCGCGTCGCAGGTCCGTCAGCAACTCCCGCGACTCCGCGGCCGCCCTGCGCGCCGAACGGGACACCAGCTCCGCCTGCTGCCTTATGCGGTCGGGATCGGGCGCGTCCGTGGAGGCGGTCGCCGCCAGTCCGTCCGCGGCCAGCGCCACGCCGTACAAGGTCTTGGCCACGGAGTCGTGCATCTCGCGGGCCAGCCGGGCCCGTTCCGCGCTCACCGCCTCGGCCGCCGCGAGGCGCGCCTGCACCGTGGTCAGGGCCTGGGTCGCGGCGCCGAAGCGGAGCATCAGGTTGCGCAGGGTCGAGCCCATGGCGCCGGCGATGACGCACAGGCCGGGCAGGAGCAGGGCCTCGGCGACGGGCGCGTGCCGGTCGGCCTTCAGGGTGGCGTGGACCAGCAGCAGGATCAGCGACTGGAGCGAGGCGAAGCAGGCCGCGCCGCGCCAGCCGTAGACCAGGCCCGCCACGAGCGGGGTGCAGACGCTCACGTAGGCGAGGGTGGTGTCCGGGCCCGCCGAGACGAGGAGGAAGGAGCCGAAGAGGGTGTCGACGGCGAGCAGGCTGGGGTGGCGCAGCAGGAGGGGGCCGAAGCGGGCCCAGTCGCGGAAGAGGACGTAGGACATCATGAACGTGACGACCACCGCGGCGCCCACCAGGCGTGCGCCCAGGCCGGGTGCCGCGTTGAGCAGCGCGGCGGGGGCGGCCAGGGCGATCATCGCCAGCCGGAAGCCGAAGACCTGCCGGCACATCGCCTGCAGCGCCCGGACCTGGATCTTCTCCGACGGCTCGGTCGGCAGCACGCCCTGACCCGCCCCGGTCGCGGAGAGCGAGTCGGCCCCGGACAGCGGGTCGGCCCCGGCCGCCGGACGTCCCCGCTCCCGCCGACCTCGGGCCCACCGGCCCTGCCCGGGCCACCCGCCGGCCCGCCGCGCCAGCCGGCCGGCGGCCGTCCGCAGTCGCCGCCGGCCCCCGAAGGACGCGTCTCCCACGTGTCCTCCGGGTCCCGTCAGCCCTGTCGCCGTCACGTCCGCCTCACTTCCCCGTGAGCGAACCGAAGTCCACTCCGGAGCCGAGCAGCAGGCCGGCGCCCAGCAGGAGCATCGTCGCCGGGACCATGAACGTGGTGATCATCAGCGTCGCCTTGGGCACCGCGCGGGCGGCCTTGCGGCGGGCGTTCTGCGCGTCGGTGCGGCGCATGTCCTTGGCCAGGGAGACCAGGGTGTCCACGATCGGGGCACCCAGTTCCTCGCCCTGCTGGAGTGCCGTGACGAACATGGCCACCTGCTCGGAGTCGTTGCGCCGGCGCAGTTCCGCGAAGGCCTGGCGGCGGCTCACGCCCAGGTCCATCTGGCGCAGGGTGATGCGGAGTTCGTCGGCCCACGGGCCCTCGTAGCGGGAGGCGACCCGGTCCAGGGCCTGGCGGAAGCCGAGGCCCGCGCTGACCACGACGGCCAGCACGTCCAGGAAGTCGGGCAGGGTGCGCTCGATGACGTCCTTGCGGACGCGGATCGCGGACCAGATGCCGACCTCGGTCCAGAACGCGCCGAACAGCAGCAGGAGCAGGGCCACGAACCACTGCCCGCGCAGCAGGAAGACCAGGAAGCCGACGCCGCCGAGCGCGCCGTAGACGGCGCGGCGGGCCGCGTACCGGTCGATGGTCAGACCGCCCGGGTTGCCGGCGAGGTCGATCCTGCGCCGGTACTTGGCGACCAGCCGGGGCCCCATCAGACGCAGTACGGCGGGTGCGTAGCGCATGCCCATGCGGTCGATGACCGAGCCCACCGCCCCGGTGCGGGTGGCGCCGACCTCCAGGGCCACGGCGAGGTCGCCGGGGAGCTTGGCGTCGGCGCGGTACATGCGGATGCCGGCGAAGACGCCCCAGACCGCGAGGCCCATCACGAGTGCGAGCAGGAGTTCCACGGTGCCCGCCCCCTCACACGTCGATCCGGCTGAGCCGCCGGATGAGGACGAATCCGACGGCGTACATGGCGAACGCGATGATCACGCA of the Streptomyces sp. 1222.5 genome contains:
- a CDS encoding Flp family type IVb pilin, giving the protein MSKWFNTTVAYLQARAVRSDRGQTAVEYLGIIAVVVAIVLAITGTSIGQTIFDAIRTKITEVTGG
- a CDS encoding DUF5936 domain-containing protein, which codes for MELLLALVMGLAVWGVFAGIRMYRADAKLPGDLAVALEVGATRTGAVGSVIDRMGMRYAPAVLRLMGPRLVAKYRRRIDLAGNPGGLTIDRYAARRAVYGALGGVGFLVFLLRGQWFVALLLLLFGAFWTEVGIWSAIRVRKDVIERTLPDFLDVLAVVVSAGLGFRQALDRVASRYEGPWADELRITLRQMDLGVSRRQAFAELRRRNDSEQVAMFVTALQQGEELGAPIVDTLVSLAKDMRRTDAQNARRKAARAVPKATLMITTFMVPATMLLLGAGLLLGSGVDFGSLTGK
- a CDS encoding DUF3224 domain-containing protein, whose product is MRASGTFTVEEFTPAAVRPPEPVVETAVPVGVATMRKRYDGEVGGRSVTLFTAAYDQAAATGTYVAMESFEGTLHGQGGTFNFAHSGTTLGEGREAEFFVIVPGSGTGALTGIRGAGGLSVDADGTHRIWFDYEVGAGSVTAGGAGR
- a CDS encoding response regulator transcription factor, which produces MRHTRPRPDFPPSAPVVPPLRLLVADDNPVVRAGLTALLSGREDTTVVAEATDGREAYEAALRCWPDVILLDVRMPGVDGISALPHLVRLAPVMMLTYSHEAETVREALRLGAGGYLVHGEFTTEQLVRAVRDVREGRPHVTPGAARALLSGLQSSAPAHMEAEPPVGLDELPPIPLSQLQRPVGESYRSRFRLSTREAEIMDLIASGMTNQQIAAACFISEKTVKNHINRIFAKLDSTTRSQAAAKWLGVA
- a CDS encoding OmpA family protein, yielding MTTTPRLGRTLSAAALLLVASLHGAASAHADDTDPNNPPGTEPSATAPVKVDPTDPDLKLPEGATLAEAKVLDIKSVVEDQSGDERREDTNADVTFALQAEVLFGKDSAKLGADAKARIAAIAEEIRKQNATQVRVFGFTDNLGSSAHGDILSKQRANAVQAVLDQDLNEPGITFEVRGYGEQYPIADNSTEEGRRKNRRVEVTFPRPQR
- a CDS encoding DUF192 domain-containing protein, giving the protein MGRRERWRDGRGRLIVGGGSGDAAAVTVPLEIAASYRARTRGLLGRDAIDGAMLLSPASGVHTFGMRMPIDVAYLDRRSTVIAVRTMLPGRLGLPRPRARHVLEAEAGAMAGWGLVAGVRVEVEAVVGGTA
- a CDS encoding sensor histidine kinase; protein product: MCRQVFGFRLAMIALAAPAALLNAAPGLGARLVGAAVVVTFMMSYVLFRDWARFGPLLLRHPSLLAVDTLFGSFLLVSAGPDTTLAYVSVCTPLVAGLVYGWRGAACFASLQSLILLLVHATLKADRHAPVAEALLLPGLCVIAGAMGSTLRNLMLRFGAATQALTTVQARLAAAEAVSAERARLAREMHDSVAKTLYGVALAADGLAATASTDAPDPDRIRQQAELVSRSARRAAAESRELLTDLRREQSGRAGETTAWRELRARAADFGARTGLPVHCHWPVPAGLPPLPATTGRHVLAIVAEALENAHRHASATRVDVRAAVHGDLLRITVHDDGTGLPPGTTLEDLRTSGHFGLLGMVERAARAGARLRVGRGGHARGTEVRLELPLGARPATAPTDRPAHPSSPDA
- a CDS encoding pilus assembly protein TadG-related protein, whose product is MTPPRHDAGQAFPIYITVVAGLLFLAFAYLAVGQAAVNRGGAQTAADAAALAAAQKTRDQLADMWLDALSDPDQWQAILNGEVGDDFCSRAGELADQNDASVLACTRATLAYAVEVRTNKTVGDSVVPGTENRRSTAHARAVIESLCTFPPPGDDTEDDTLPELTCGDQVWDPKPDDPPSRLPKPDDLFDVHLAD